The following is a genomic window from Daphnia magna isolate NIES linkage group LG4, ASM2063170v1.1, whole genome shotgun sequence.
TGTTAGATCGACTGGCTATGAATTGAATCTTGCAGCTGTTGAATTCAAAGCAGGAGCTCCCAGCAACTCGGCCACCAACTTGTGCCTGGCCATTGAGTACCAGACAGAACTTGGCCGTTACCAGTGGGTCGACTACCCATGCACCGACCCGTACGTTATCGTTTGTGAGCCCAGGGTTTGCTTGGCAAATAACAAAAAGTTTTAAGTACTTATTGTTGTGGCGTGAATAAGCccatttctcttttgtacaCGACTATTATCGAACGAATGCTCGACaccaataaattttaaaatccaaATTGGTGGAGTTGTTGTGCTTGATGAAATTTTTGGTCAATTACTAAAATTCGAATGTCAAAGCAAATTGACGTTTTGTTTTGAGCTTTTCTAATTTAGAATACCTAGTTTTGTTGAGTTAGTATAGAGTTGCTTGTAGAGTTGCAATCTAGGTTAGAATAGAGGAAAGTTTCCTGGTACCCAAGGCCTGTGTTGATCACTTCAAGCTGAAAAAAATTGACGAAATGGAAACTACTCGATTTCTCTCATGCTCGCTGAAAATGAAAGTTTTGAGATGACGTACCCCATTAACGAAGTGGAGTTACGGATTTTGCTTGGATAACGGGTATACCTTTCACATCGTACAATCTCAAGTGGAATGGATCCTGTAGAATCGTCTGACCAATCTTTCAAGCTTCCAGTGTTTGTTGATCTGGGCGGAACTTGACACCATAGCTAAATACGTGCAATTGGtcaacaagaaaatcaagtcCATCTTCATTGTAGAAGCTCTCTCCAAATCCTGAAGCCAACCATCTAACGTAACGTAGGATTGATTTATCACAGTGCTTTGAAATGGCGGTGCTTTTTGCCAGCAAAAACTTCTCTCAGAGGTTCAGAGGTTCGTAGATCGTCGAATGCTGCTCAAGGTAAAACAAAGTCACTCTTAGACATAGCTTTCAGTAGAAAGATGACCTAGCTCAATGTCAGTGAAGAGTAAGGCTTCTCATTTTCCACAGCATTTTCTATTGCAAGCTGTAAGTTGGTAATTTCCTCTTTAAAGTTTGAGAAGTTAATTACATCAAACATTTTCCATGATTGATGTATCCATAACATATCAGAATAGCAAAATTGGATTCCATGTTCCATGTGTGAAAAGATTACAGTATCCTGAAGATGGTTTTGGTAATCAGAAACAATGCCTTTGAGTATTTTCTGACAGGATAAGATCAGCATTGAGGTTTCCAGGTCTTCGCTGCCAAGTGGTAAGTATTGTTTGAAGAAGCTTAATGCCATTTTGCCAATCTGTGCTATCATGTTCATCATAGTTGGGTTGAAGAATATGTGATGTGCTTGGTCTGCAAGTCAACatcttattttaaaatacttcTCAGCCCTTTTTGCAAACTTTCATTCATAAAAGCATTTAGTCCTAAATAAATGCATGTTAACTAAATCTGTTTGTTAAAGAAGCTTGTGATTTATGccttaaagaaaagaaaaatgcttaATGGGAATCAATGGTATAAAAGCCAACCATAATTCAAATTGGCACAGCCAACATGTGCAAAACATTTTACCTTTCGGATCTGGATTTCAGTAACATGGCCCTGCCCTAGAGGAAATCCCGTAGTTAGCCCAGCCAGCTTTGAGCCCTATCCAGATTTGtttaacaaaatattcaaataaataaCTTTTCCTGACTAAAACTGTCGGCTgatattattttcaaattgaCTAGATTGCAAGCAAGAACAAGTCATTCACATGAATTTCGTCGATGTTTTGACGATGTCCCTAAACCTGAAACACCAGGTGGCAGGGTATTGCAGAACCATTTATAAAGGCGGGAAATATTATGGAATATGGACCCAGTTTCTATACAACCCTGCAGGATTATATACTTGATCACTTCAAACTAAcctcgttaaaaaaaaagaactgctAACAAGAGTCGCTCAAATAACTAAATATGTATTCAAATTTTACACACTAGAACATATTGATGCAAACGGTAAAAAATTCAATgtcgcaaaacaaaaattcaagcTGATCATAAACCAGTTCGTCCGCCTTAATCCAGACAATTCCCGAATTGAATGACACCCACGCCAAGCAGCATACCAAGAATGTTGTACGTAACCAATTTCCACAGCAACTGCATCAGTGAAATCCCGATTACATATCCATCGACGGCCCCACGTCGCAATTCTTAAGAAAACCGAAATTTACAATTTGTTTCAAGAAACGAACAAACACTACCTCCTGTACAATgtcagaaataacaaaaatcaTTGTGATTCATATCCCAATGCTCTGATGTTTAGATTTTTCATCCTTAACACACAAGACagaaaaatgattgaaaaataCATACCTAGAACACAAGGCATTTACGGCGATGAAACAAATGACCTgccatttaaaaataaaaaattagaaacTCCACagcccaaaacaaaaaaaacaaaaacaagagaaaataataaaatcatTTGATCATAAACACGTACCAATGACCAATTCATCATTCCGGAAAAGAACAAGTCGTAGCCCCAGCTTAAAGAGCAAGAACCGCTAAATGAGATACCTAATCCCGTCGATTATACTAGCGTGACCATAGAAATcattgttttaaaataaagaacaaaagtGCTTACTAGAAAGGAGCGGTAACACGATTGGATGTTAGCAACTAGTCGAACAGAACCGGGGGAAAGAAAGGCCATCTAGGACGCAAACCAACGGCTCCATAGCTGGATCTTCAACCGATTCGATCCTATCAAGAAATAAACATTAGAAGACGAAGAATATCGGAATATGAACGATGTCAAACTGTCGCCACCGTAAACGGCACAACCCATAGACATGATACAATCTCGGTTGCTTCCTACGCAGCTATTTCTTATCCCCGTTCGTTATCTTGGCACAACTCATCCCACTGATGGGATGGACGTGTGGCGATCGGGATGAATGTTCTTTATGGACAAGCAAAAACCGACTTACCCAAGATGGCGCCATGACGATATGCCGACAGCAATTTGCCACAGCAAACCCTgatgaaaaattaaacacaCCACCATTAATTTCGAGATACAGTGGAAAATCTCCGTATGAACGCAACTACGGTCATCGTGTCACCACTCAACACAACCCTTCAGTCTGGGGCGGTATAAGAATTAATCATCCGAATAGCAAAATgcgaaaagaaaagtgaattaCACGACAACAGCAAGGGAAACTGCACGGTATGAAGTAATAGCCGCACCCCGCACACGCCGAATAACTGAATCAACATCCCCCTCTCCCAGCAAAACACCTGCAGAAAAATGCAATacattaaaatcaaaatgaaaaaggcaGAAAGGTGGCCAACTGTTCCATCAGTGAAGTAAAGGGAATCATAATAATATCATACCCGAAAGATGGAACCATCATCTGGAACAATTCAGCAcgataaacaaaagaatactACCTGAAGCCTGGAAACATACAGTTCGATAAGACCTCCACACGCCGTTGCGAGCCTACGGTGAACGTGACACCAGACCCATAAGGAAACGTCTGCAGATAATCGCCACAGCAGATCCTGAATTGACAAAACGTGCAATTAATTCGCAAACACAACCAACAATTATTATAAGAAGGCAACCAACATCATAAAGGTTAACCAATCAACACCGGCCTTCAGTTTGGGGCGGTACTGGATATAATCAttcgaaaagtaaaaaaggcaacaaaaaaaaaaacttacaatGCTAGAACAGCGGCACAGCGCCACTCGAATGCCACATTTCCAACACGACGAACGGCAAACCCACCAACTCAGCACCTACCCAgaattttaaaacattaaaaGCGAGAAAGGAACAAAGAAATAATGCCAAACTGTTCCATCAGTGAAATAAAGGGAATCATAATAATATCATACCCGAAAGATGAAAACATCATTTGGAACAGTTCAGCAAGACAAAGACAAGAACATTACATAAGGTACGGAATCCACCTCATAACAAGACAAAGTGACGTGAACATCACAGCCCAGAATCTTCCAGCACCATAAATTACCTGATGCATCCTAGAACAAATCACAACGTCGAAAGCTGGTAAACTGTTAGCAGCATCTTGTAGCGCAAGGCCTACCAAAAGAGTAGAAATATACGAACTCGAAAACACTGGACCCTAGTTATAAAATAGAAACATTGAGTGCAAGGGATCCCATGGTCGTGCTGCAGAGCCGTCGCGTATGCCAGTAACTGGCAAAAAGCACACAAACACGAAAACTACCCCTTTAGAGTCAACCATGAACACTGAAATGCAAGGTCACCACTGCTGAATAACCAAGGCCCTCCATCCCAGGGATAACAAATCGGCAGTCAACTGGTTGAAAGCCAAAACCCACTACATGCTATACAATAAGTTAAAAGAAAGACTGCATGGAAGAAGCCACCATCTAACACATGCACAGAAAACATGTGAGGAAGAATTGTACAATACAACATTGCATCTCACGATGATATGCCTCACTTCATCTAAAATCCCCAAGGAAAAGTAATCCAAATAATTTAATAATCAGAAAAAAGTGCACCCCATGCATCCAACCCCATAACATTCACCAacccaaaaaatgaaaaaaattcagcCAAACAAAACCAAGACACCTTAACCAagtatgaaaaataatgaGAAATACAATCTATGGTTTGCCTTTAAACAATCAAGTAAcatttgaaatgaaaactaAACTAAGATGCAAGTCACATGTTTGAAGCATACAAGGTTTACTTTACCACTCTTGTCTCTCGAAGTCCAGATACGTTCCATCGCGAACTCCAGTACATCTATAATAAATAAcagttttaaatattttcaaataactTCTAATTAGAAGAACAAACCAGCatagaaacaatttttaatcTGACTTTTGAAGACAAGACTCCACTTCTGTCCAGTTCGTATCAATACCGGCAAGATTCTACATGTTTTAATATGGTGGTCAGACgactttatatatattttttttaaccacTTCTCCTTTTTGTTCCTTACAAAGACGTTGTCAAACCTTGGCAAAAAGCACACAAACACGAAAACACACCTCCACAGTCAACAATGAACACTGAAATGTAAGGTCACCACTGCTGGCCAAGGCTCTCCATCCCAGGGATAACAAATCGGCAGTCAACTGGTTGAAAGCCAAAACCCACTACATGCTATACAATAAGTTAAAAGAAAGACTGCATGGAAGAAGCCACCATTAAACACAGGCACAGAAAACATGTGAGGAAGAATTGTACAATACAACATTGCATCTCACAATGATATGCCTCACTTCATCTAAAATCCCCAAGGCCGAGTGATCCAAATAATTTAATAATCAGAAAAAAGTGCACCCTATGCATTCAACCCCATAACATTCACCAacccaaaaaatgaaaaaaattcagcCAAACAAAACCAAGACACCTTAACCAagtatgaaaaaaaatgagaaatacAATCTACGGTTTGCCTTTAAACAATCAAGTAACACTTGAAATTAAAACTAAACTAAGATGCGAGTTACATGTTTGAAGCATACAAGGTTTACTTTACCACTCTTGTCTCTTGAAGTCCAGATACGTTCCATCGCGAACTCCAGTACATCTATAATAAATAACAGTTTTAAATACTATCACATAATTTCTAactagaaaaacaaaccagcataaaaacaatttttaatcTGACATTTGAAGTCAAGACTCCACTTCTGTCCAGTTCGAATCAATACCGGCAAGATTCTATATGTTTTAATATGGTGGTCAGACGACtttatataaattttttttaccccttctcctttttttccttacaAAGACGTTGTCAAATCTTCCCAAAAAGTGAAAGATTAATTAAAAAagtcttcttttttagtttttaacgAACGAATTATTGATGCTGCACATTCACTGTTTGAAAAGCAATGAAACCCATACAAACCTGATGAAACCTATAATTTTATATATCCTATGATCTCGATTGGTATTTGGACCTCATGTGTAATGAACATCAATGAAAAGTAAACGAACCTGTAAAGCCAGAGGGGATGCTGTGGTTGGGTCAAGTTTTAGCCCTACAAGGATCAGTCTAAAAAGAACCAATAAATAAAACTCACTGTTTTCTGGACTAAATGTTTCGActgaaataattttcaaattgacTAGATTGCGAACTAGAACAGATGTTTACAAATCATTCACATGAAAGTTGTTAATATGTTTTGACGGTGACCCTAAAGCTGAAACACCAAGCGGGGTATTGTAGGGCTATGGATATTGGTGGGAAATTTTATGGATCCACTTCCTATACAACCACAGGATTGTATAGTTATTTCCTTCAAATTCATAGGTCATCAGGAAAAGGAACTGCTAACAGAGAGTTCGCCAAGTCAAAAACACActattaaataattaataatgtattcaaatgttacacaaaataatttatataaCACCATAATAATGTCAAAGCGTAACAGGGTTAGATGTAGCAGTACAGAAATTCAAATAGATTAGAAATCGCTTAATCATTCCATTGAATTGTCATCCTACACTACACGCGTCAACTGGTGTTTTCCCTTCGGGTACCATTCCCCCTAAACGAGCTACATCCCGCATTGCTACCCTCCAATCCGCACTCGATTGGACAGAATCTATTTTTTCCCAGTTACTTATTCCATTTCATTAAGTAGCTCACGTATTAAAGAATACAAAATTTGTTGGTAAGACGATGGTGACAAGCGAGCCAACTGAGCCACGGCATCATCACAGTATTGGCTAGCCAGCTGCTTCGCTCTTTGCAATCCATCAGAACGATGAACTAAGCGGTAAGCTGTTTCTACATCTTTAGGCTGGTTGAATCGCCGTCGAATCAGTGGATTCAATTCAGGAAACTGCAATCGAGACCATCAGCCATATTTAAAGAGAATCTTACAGACTGCTATAAAACGAATACTTGGTACGCAGCAAACAAAACTGGAGCGGTAGCCAGCCCTACGCGCAAATCAGTTGCTAAATCGAGTACGTCGTCAACTAGTTGAAATGCTATTCCCAACTGGCGGCCAAACTGGAACGCGATATTTTGTAAGGCGGTATCAGCTCCAGCGAGCACTGAAACCTTGAAATTCATCATTATTCAAAAgttcgtttccttttctttgtttacaattttaaaatgtaaatacCGATTGGCAACTGTGAGCTGTTAGACATGCAGTTTTCTTGAAGGTTTTTTCCAAATAGTGCGCGAATCGTTCATCCTCGGTTGCACTTCCGTCGAGTTGCAGTAGCTCTCCGTTGTTTTCGCTATTCTTGCGAAAATGACGTGTGGACTGGTGGATGCTGACTGTTGCTACAAGGAGAACCGATTGCTGTTGTCGTGATGGCACAGCTGGAACTCCGTACTGCGGGGTTGGACGTTGCAACTGCGAAGGCGGTTGTCGTCAGGGAACCGGAGTGGCCGCATCCACGTTAAATAACGCCACTGGCCCTACATGTGAAGGTTCACACATTTTTGGATAGCATTCCGAATGAGAATTCCATGGGATGTAACTCTCACATTTAGTGGCTCATCAGACCATGAATTTAATCAGTCagaaataatttcagttaAGCATTCCAGctcaaatttttcttctgaGGATTTCCAATTTGATCCTCTGGAAAGCATtatgcaaaaacaaaacaaaaacaccaTTTCGTTCTACTCACTTGCTCAGAACTTTAACTTACTTTTGTAGGTTTTCAACTTTGTTTTCAATTCATCATTTGGAGATACGTGCGCACTGTGGTAGTGTGTGGGTGCCTTGCGATGGTATCGGAACGCGACATTGGACCACCCGACAGTAGCCCCCAAGGGTAACCCGACACCAGTCCCACCCGACAGTAGGCCCCCCAACACCAGTCAGGTGAACGTTGTAATTTTCATCGCCAGTGCTTCTTTTGTGGCCTTCATTGTATCCGATACGGCAATCCCGTACCGGAGGCACTTTAAACAtagtaacaacaacaacaacgttgTAATTTCAAACATGAGTAACTGaattttatgattattttatttctagtTTTGTAATATCGAATCACTGCcaaataaacaaacacaacacgcacacacaaaattaATGAACCCTTGCTAACtattaacaaagaaaatgctGAAAATTAACACAACCTACACACAATAATAGCAGCAAGATTTGATATTACAAAactagaaataaaataatcataaaattCAGTTACTCATATTTGAAATTACAACATTCAACTGAAGCACTAATAAGGGGACTGGTGTCGTATGATACTACGACACTGCCCCCTTCCCCCTACGCACTTGAACGATAAAACGAGGGGGGCTGATGCTGGTGTCGTCTTCGTCGCCGTCTGTAGCCCCTCCTTAAAAAACGGGGGGAGCAATGTAGGGGTATCCTTGGGGGCTACTGTCGGGTGGTCCAATGACTGCAAGCCATGCTGCATGTTTAATTAGAATTCGGTTTCGTGTTGTTTCAGCGGTGTGATGTCCTTCAACAATCTGGCAGTTCCACCACAATCTCCGTAAAATACCATCGCGACGGCTGAGACTACGACGAGCGTACAAGAATTGTCCTTGGAAAAGGGggtcaaagaaaaaacgacATTGAGTAGCTTACGCAACACTTCACGCTTTCCGGGATCGTGTAAACTTTCTAAAGCTCTATAATAGGCTTTACTGCTTAGCTATTCAGctcaaagaaataaaataaaataaaaaaaaaaaactattattTTGGCCTTGTCTTTGTCGTTAACAGCAGCAGGTTATCTGGTACGACAAAGATCGAGGTTGACTTGGTTGAGAAATACAAAGTTGACTGAATTACTCGAATACGACTTAAACTTAGCGATTGACGAGAATTCCGCGTGCAAATGGGCGGGACTATTGATTACCTATCGGCTACATGACATGTCGAAATGGCACATCAATGCTTTCACCTAATTTATTCAACATAATGTGTCTAAATCAACGTAGCAAAGGAACAATGTACGCGATGCGCCACGCTATACGCCCCTTTCCATCTCACGTTCACTATAAAAGAAGCTGACACCGATGCAAACGTTCTCAGACATTTCTCGTTGGTCAACGAAGACATTTTGCCCGCCTGTCGTTTGAAGATCTGGTGAGTTCAATACCATTTGCTGGTTCTATTTAACTTCGTGTGACTTAAAATCACGCGAAAAACCAGCCCCATTAGCTTAATTTAATCATTTCCTTGAACGCTGATTGATAGTTTAATTTATGACCCGCAGATTGAAACCGTGAAACATGCCGAAAATGACACTTACGTGCAGCATTGCGGTTGTTGTCGCTATTCTTGCGATGACTTGTGGACCGGTGGATGCCGATTGTTGCTACAAGACTAGCGATTGCTGTTGTCGTGATGGCACGGCCGGGACTCCGTACTGCGGTGTTAGGGAATGCAACATTTTTGGGTGCAACTGCAGCGGCGGTTGTCGTCAGGGATCGCGAGCGGCCAGATCGTTGATCAACGCCACTGGTCCCAACGCGAAGGTTCAAAAGTTTTTGGACAGCATTCCGATTGAGAAAACCGTAGGATGGGAGCTCTCCTATTTAGTAGCTGAAACCATGAATTTAATCAGCCAGGAGGGATTTTAGTTTGGCAATCCAACCCAATCAATCTGCCACCAATAACGACGTTTAAATTTCTCCATCTATGAAATTCTAATTAGAGTTATTTCGTGgatttttaaattgatttcGCTCAATAGCATTATGCAATAATGCAAAATACAATTTCATCATACTCATACTTCATCATACTACTTCAACTTACTTATATTTTATTTAGGCTTTCAACTTGCCTTcgcatttcattttgttttgaaatcccGCTGATCGCGTGATTTGAGCATAGCAGGTAAGAAATTTCGAACGCCAAATGAAACCACTTGTCGTTAACTGCTCAGTAACGAATTTCGATAAATTCTGTGAATTCATGATAACAAATAGATGATAACAATAGAAATAGATGCGAaatgaattgaaattttagaaaaagaaagattcaATAACATTAATGCTTAATTTTTGTGTTGCCGTCCTAATAAGAAGATGAAAAGACGGAGGTTGGTTGTGCAATCCCGGGCTAAAATCGTAGAATATATCACGGTGATTTGGTAAGCCAAAATATTCACGAATTTTTCTCTGGATTATTTAAATCTCTTTGAAAACTTCACCGAATTCGCTGATTATCGCTTCAGACGTCAAGAGACAAAAGGTTTTATCAATCAAAATGGCTGCTATCTCTTGTTTCCCGATTTTGGATTTCACCGGATTTTGGTAAAAGTGGGTGGTTGTTCACCTATAGAATCAGAACAAGAATCAATAGCCAAAACGACAAACGGGGTGCAAAAATAACTGACCTGCCCGTTCAACGATTCCTCTGCGGTTTCTGAGTGCCTGACTTGGCCGATTTCCGAACTTAACCCTAAAATTCCTGCGAAAAAATCTGTCCTCGCCTGCAGATATGCGGTGCCATCTTCCGCAGCACCGGCTTCCGTCATAGCGCAGTGGGATACAACCACACGAGTAGACCAGACGGTCGAGGTGAAACCCCTTCCAGGGACCAAAAAGACCCTGAAGGGGACTTTGTTCGCAAACCGTTTCGAGCTACGCCCGTCTCGGTCAGCACCTACAAAACTCCAAAAGATATTCAAGTAGGAAAACCGAGTTCTCACCAGATGGTCGAGAAAGAGAAGGGAAAGACAGCTCCCGAACTTGATGTGCCCTTCCGGGCCAAGCCTGTTCCGGCCAGTACTTGCGATCCTCTTTTACGGAATGAGTTTGCATTTATTGGAAGGACTGTGACGGTATCGCACTTTTATTTGGTTAAAAGTGCTTATCAATGTCCTCCCGTATATGTGCAAACTCGTACGAAGAGGATCACCGCCAGATTGAATTGTCTTGTGATGATGGCACAGAGTGTTAAGGATTGTCCTAAATTCTTCGGTGACGGCGATTCAACTTCGTCTACATGAAGGTTTTGTCCTTAAATGAGTCGTTTCCAGTCCTCGAGGTGCGCTAGACTTGCAAGATGCTTGAAGCTTGGGTTCGATTGATACCGATCTCgataaaatttttcatttcgaaATGAACAGTTAGAATGAAAACATAATTACATTaccattttttcccttttattcgTACCCTGTATAAACTATGCACCAATGTTAAGGTAATgatcattaaaaaataataatttataattAACCTCAGCGTTTTAATTTAAGTGGCAGGGTTTGAGGAAAACGACGTCAATCATTTGCACGAAAATTGTTTCTGAGATACGCTGTCATAGCAAATAacctagtaaaaaaaaatttaaaaagatgaaTGTTAACGCTAACTGCTTCTGTTAGTAATTCTAGCTGATAAGCTCAGATGAACAACTAAACGTTAACAAACCAACGAAAAGCTGCTGCAACTGCAGGCAAGATGAAATCTCGTACAGAATGACGAGGAGGACATGACTGACCTGGCCTCTCTCTttgctatttaaaaaaaaataataataatttttcaagAATTTGACGTATCTACTTTTGCAGATCTGCCAAAATGACagttaaatcaaatcaaagacGTCAATACTTATCGCACACCTTGTTCATTAGGTCGTTTATCAAATCGGCAGAAAACAGTTTCCATTTGTTTAGCTCCCCTGGAGGAGTAGATTCCATTTAGGGTGTGTCCCATCCACCACAAATCTTCACACGATCTCGGCATCTTCTCCGTCTTTGCCTTTCCATAACATCGCAACCGACTCACTTGGTGTTGGCTGAATCCTTAAAGCGGATTGCTGAAATGGAAGCGCGTAAACGGCGAAAGCTTGAACGCGCCTTTTAACTTggataaaattttaaaacatcCGTTGTGGTTTCTGTTTGATTAACAGCTCTCATCAGCGGCACTTTTGCTGTTTGCGCTCCAGGCTTCTCTGAAGTGGGAGATAAATGCTACACGGTAAGATCAGTTGAAATCCTATCAGACGTGTGCGCCAACTGaatattttgttctttattcCATAGGTACCTGGCTTACCTCAACGATATGACTTCTGGAGTTCC
Proteins encoded in this region:
- the LOC123466377 gene encoding uncharacterized protein LOC123466377 isoform X10, yielding MLMYWSSRWNVSGLQETRVMYWSSRWNVSGLRETRVVLSWWVCRSSCWKCGIRVALCRCSSIDLLWRLSADVSLWVWCHVHRRLATACGGLIELYVSRLQVFCWERGMLIQLFGVCGVRLLLHTVQFPLLLSWFAVANCCRHIVMAPSWDRIG
- the LOC123466377 gene encoding uncharacterized protein LOC123466377 isoform X3 → MLMYWSSRWNVSGLRETRVGPVFSSSYISTLLVGLALQDAANSLPAFDVVICSRMHQVDSVPYVLSWWVCRSSCWKCGIRVALCRCSSIDLLWRLSADVSLWVWCHVHRRLATACGGLIELYVSRLQVFCWERGMLIQLFGVCGVRLLLHTVQFPLLLSWFAVANCCRHIVMAPSWDRIG
- the LOC123466377 gene encoding uncharacterized protein LOC123466377 isoform X2, which gives rise to MLMYWSSRWNVSGLQETRVMYWSSRWNVSGLRETRVGPVFSSSYISTLLVGLALQDAANSLPAFDVVICSRMHQVLSWWVCRSSCWKCGIRVALCRCSSIDLLWRLSADVSLWVWCHVHRRLATACGGLIELYVSRLQVFCWERGMLIQLFGVCGVRLLLHTVQFPLLLSWFAVANCCRHIVMAPSWDRIG
- the LOC123466377 gene encoding uncharacterized protein LOC123466377 isoform X6; this encodes MLMYWSSRWNVSGLQETRVGPVFSSSYISTLLVGLALQDAANSLPAFDVVICSRMHQVLSWWVCRSSCWKCGIRVALCRCSSIDLLWRLSADVSLWVWCHVHRRLATACGGLIELYVSRLQVFCWERGMLIQLFGVCGVRLLLHTVQFPLLLSWFAVANCCRHIVMAPSWDRIG
- the LOC123466377 gene encoding uncharacterized protein LOC123466377 isoform X9, which gives rise to MERIWTSRDKSGLALQDAANSLPAFDVVICSRMHQVDSVPYVLSWWVCRSSCWKCGIRVALCRCSSIDLLWRLSADVSLWVWCHVHRRLATACGGLIELYVSRLQVFCWERGMLIQLFGVCGVRLLLHTVQFPLLLSWFAVANCCRHIVMAPSWDRIG
- the LOC123466377 gene encoding uncharacterized protein LOC123466377 isoform X1, encoding MLMYWSSRWNVSGLQETRVMYWSSRWNVSGLRETRVGPVFSSSYISTLLVGLALQDAANSLPAFDVVICSRMHQVDSVPYVLSWWVCRSSCWKCGIRVALCRCSSIDLLWRLSADVSLWVWCHVHRRLATACGGLIELYVSRLQVFCWERGMLIQLFGVCGVRLLLHTVQFPLLLSWFAVANCCRHIVMAPSWDRIG
- the LOC123466377 gene encoding uncharacterized protein LOC123466377 isoform X4, with product MLMYWSSRWNVSGLRETRVGPVFSSSYISTLLVGLALQDAANSLPAFDVVICSRMHQVDSVPYVLSWWVCRSSCWKCGIRVALCRCSSIDLLWRLSADVSLWVWCHVHRRLATACGGLIELYVSRLQVFCWERGMLIQLFGVCGVRLLLHTVQFPLLLSWFAVANCCRHIVMAPSWDRIG
- the LOC123466377 gene encoding uncharacterized protein LOC123466377 isoform X5; the encoded protein is MERIWTSRDKSDVLEFAMERIWTSRDKSGLALQDAANSLPAFDVVICSRMHQVDSVPYVLSWWVCRSSCWKCGIRVALCRCSSIDLLWRLSADVSLWVWCHVHRRLATACGGLIELYVSRLQVFCWERGMLIQLFGVCGVRLLLHTVQFPLLLSWFAVANCCRHIVMAPSWDRIG
- the LOC123466377 gene encoding uncharacterized protein LOC123466377 isoform X8 — protein: MERIWTSRDKSGLALQDAANSLPAFDVVICSRMHQVDSVPYVLSWWVCRSSCWKCGIRVALCRCSSIDLLWRLSADVSLWVWCHVHRRLATACGGLIELYVSRLQVFCWERGMLIQLFGVCGVRLLLHTVQFPLLLSWFAVANCCRHIVMAPSWDRIG
- the LOC123466377 gene encoding uncharacterized protein LOC123466377 isoform X7, encoding MERIWTSRDKSDVLEFAMERIWTSRDKSGLALQDAANSLPAFDVVICSRMHQVLSWWVCRSSCWKCGIRVALCRCSSIDLLWRLSADVSLWVWCHVHRRLATACGGLIELYVSRLQVFCWERGMLIQLFGVCGVRLLLHTVQFPLLLSWFAVANCCRHIVMAPSWDRIG
- the LOC123471410 gene encoding all trans-polyprenyl-diphosphate synthase PDSS1-like — protein: QPPSQLQRPTPQYGVPAVPSRQQQSVLLVATVSIHQSTRHFRKNSENNGELLQLDGSATEDERFAHYLEKTFKKTACLTAHSCQSVSVLAGADTALQNIAFQFGRQLGIAFQLVDDVLDLATDLRVGLATAPVLFAAYQFPELNPLIRRRFNQPKDVETAYRLVHRSDGLQRAKQLASQYCDDAVAQLARLSPSSYQQILYSLIRELLNEME